TGATGATAGGCTTGAAACGCATCTTCGGCGACAAAACTCGTTAAATTGGACACAAGGTATTCATGTTGAAATAACAATTCACCAGCTGGTCGAGTTGATTTAATATAGATCTGGCGCGGCTTAGGCCATGATCGGGCTTGATAAGACGCGCGATAATAATGGACCTCGGTCTCAGTCCAATTCTGCTCATCACTGATCTGAACAAAACGTTCAGCCAGTTGGTTCAGCCGCCGATTGGCTTTCAGGCGGATCAAGTAAAAAGTGTCGTTGGCTTCACAAGTTTCGTATAATTCTGGAGTCGCAAAGCCACTATCCCCGCGGACCAAGATATCAGCGTTCGGTTTGACTTGATGATAGTGCTGTAGTAGTGGTGTGATAAAGGGGGCAATATCCGTACTGGTATAAACATTACCTGGGCGCAATTGAGCCTTTAAACAGTGGCCCGTTTGCCCGTCAAAAGCGACCAGCGGATGGTAACCCGTGGTACCGTAATGCGCATTAAAGGCCGTTTTTTCCTGATGACCATGAGTATCGGCGTGAGTCGAGTCAATATCGAGGATCAGCTGTTGTTGCTTGGCGCCAGTCCACGCTTGGTCAAGCAATGCTTGATTCAACGTTTGTAATGAGGTGATGGTCTGCTCGTCACAGCGTTGCCAAAAACGGGATAACGACGGTTGTGAGGCCAATTGCGGTTGTGCCAATAGTAATTTAAATGTGGGGTCATTGCGCAAACTGGTGGCAGCTAGATCGGCCGGGTAACCGGCGATCAACTGCAGCACGACCTGTTCTAGTAGACTAACGTTGCTGTAACGAGCGTAATGGCGCTGGTCATCAAAATGGACTAATTGATACGCTAAGGTCGTGAAATTGAGTTGCGCCATTAATTCTTTGAACAACACTAGCCCAGCATCAGTGGAAAGTTCACCACCAGTGTGCGAAATATGTAATTTAGGATTGAAATTAACTCGTTTTTCCGGTAAAGTTGCCATGAGAAGGACCTCTTTCTTTTGGTGGATAGCTGACTTGTGGTGAATCAACTATACCAAATCGGAGGTTCTTTTTCTGCACTAAAAAGGTGAAAAATAAAAAACACAGTACCGCCCATGATACCGGGGTGACACTGTACTTGGAGAACTTATGGTGAATAATTCAGGAATAGTATAGCTGCCAATAGTGTGACGGATCAATCCGAAGTTATTAGTGCTACGTCTGAGATGGCAAGTGAAGCTACAGCAGCGACTAGTTCAAATAATAGTGATAACTCATCTGCCAGTATAACTGCTACTAGTACGGCAGCCAGTGCAACTAATGACCCAACAGCTCCAAGTAGTACGATTAGTGAAGCTGCAACAGATACACAAACATCTACAGCTAGTAATTGGGACTCAACAACAACTAATATTGATAGTGATGCGACGCCTTCGATGGCAACAGGTTCTGCTAGTTTGGCTAATTCAGTAACCAGTCAAACGACTGCTCAGGCTAATTCTGCAACCTCGACAACTGTTGATGATCAAAGTAAACTACATAATAGTGATGCAGAACAATACATTGCTGGCGAACGTTCCAATACTAGTGCAGCTGAATATATTCCTGTAGTTGGTTCAATCAGTAGTTACATTAATGATCAGGGACAAAATGAGTATGATATACCGACTGGCTTATCGGATGATGTTCTGGCACAGTGGATTGCAAATGTCAAAGAGCAGGCTACAACTGACTATAATAATACTGGTGTTGCTCAAGTCATTACAATGAAAGATGCTAGTGTTGATACTTGGACGATTGGTGACTCGAGTCGTCCTACTGTTGATGCGGTCGATATTTCCTCTTATCAAAGCGGCTTAACACAAGCTAATTTTAATAGGTTAAAGAGCTTAGGCGTTAAGACCGTTATTGTCAAGTTGACTGAAAACACAAACTATACGAATCCATATGCGCGGAGTCAGATTCAGATGGCTAGGAATGCAGGATTAACTGTTGAAGTTTATCATTATGCTAAATTCGCTACTGCTATAGCTGCAGCAAATGAAGCTAGGCATTTGGGGAATGTGATGAGGAGCCTAGGTTTAGGCGGTAATATACGTGTGTTTGCAGATATGGAGGATAGATCAACTTATTCGTCAAATATTGCCGCTAATTTAAATAAGTTTTGGAGTGTTTTATCGAGTTACGGATACACTAACCACGGTGTTTATACTTATGTTTCATACAAATATCGAGATGCAGTGATTCGTACTGTTGGTGCTAGCAAAACGTGGATGGCGCAATATCCTTATTCACCAAGTTCAAATAATTTATGGAATACAGGTTATGGTGCTTGGCAATTTAGTTCTACTGCAATGTTGCCTGGATATTCTGGTTATTTAGATGTTTCAGTTGATTATGATAATCTGCTGACAGGTAAAAGTTACGCAACAATTACATCTACAACTAGCGTTAATTATAAAGCAAAAATTTCGACTCAAGATGGAACGCGTAATGATGGCTTGTATGTGTACGGACCATATGATACAAGTGCAGCAACAGCAAAACCTAATTCAACCGTATCTCGGTACGAAAATTGGGAGGTTAATGTCAGCTTAATTTCAAAAACATCTAATGGTGTGAGCTATGCTAAAGTAACTTCATTAGATGGTAAGCACACTTGGTGGGTAGATACACGAGCACTTTCATATGTTATTATTTCTACACAACAAGTCAATAAATTGGCAATGATGAGTACACAAAATGGGACACGTAATGATGGCTTGTATTTGTATGGACCGTATGATACAAGTGCAACAACGAAAACACCAAATTCGACAGTATCCCGTTATGATAATTTGAAAGTTACAATAAGTATGATTGTTAATGCTTCAAATGGAGCTAGCTATGCTAAAGTAACTTCATTAGATGGCAAACATACTTGGTGGGTAGATACGCAGGCACTTAATGACATCATTTTAAATACAACAAGCGTAAAATATGTAACAACTATGAGCACACAAAATGGGACGCGTAATGATGGCTTGTATCTAGATGGACCGTATAACACGAATGCAGCAACTAAAATGCCAAATTCAACAGTATCTCGTTATGAAAATTGGGGGGTAACAGTAAGCTTAATCGAAAAAACGTCAGGTGGAGCCAGTTATGCTAAAGTAACTTCATTAGACGGTAAGCATACTTGGTGGGTAGACACGCGTGCACTTAATAATGTTATATTAAGCACAACAACCGTTAACTATACGGCTACGTTAAGTACACGAAATGGGACACGTAATGATGGTTTATATCTATATGGACCATATAACACTAGTGCGACTACCAAGGTGCCTAATTCGACAGTATCTCGTTATGAGAATTGGGGGGTTATTGTTGGTAAAATTGAAAAAACATCAAGTGGATTTAGTTATGCTGAAGTGACTTCATTAGATGGTAAACATACTTGGTGGGTTGATGTACGTGCGCTAATGTCAGTTTAGATAAAAAATTCAAGAATAATAAAGTCTATTCATGGTAAATCACTTGAAAAATTAGGTAAATATTATCATATGATAGGCTTTTTTTACTTATATACAAGCAGTAAAAGAAAACGAATACATTGATTTTACAATAATTCATGCTTAATGAGAGGTGTGCTATAATGAAAAACGTTGTTTATTGTGTAAAGGATCCGGGGTGAATGTTGTGGTTAAGTTGAAGAACATATTATTATTGTTAGCAAAATTCAGTTGTTTAGTTTTATATACTCTATTTTTTATTAGCACAGTAGTATCAGATAACTTTATCGTTAATAGTTTAAGAAGAAGATACATAATTGTGGTAATAGTGTCGGTAATCTGTGTCGTATTATATATAGCCTTCAGGTATTATTCCAGTAGTTTTATAAAAAAAATAAGGAGTATTTTTCAGATTAAGCTAATTAAATACAGTTTGGCAGTTCTATTAATTAGTCTTCAAATAATTATTGCATTAAAATTAAAAGCGCCAACTGGTTTTGACCCTGGTGGCATCATGAATCAAGCCACATATACAAGTCTGAGTAGCAGTGGACAGTCTTATTTGTCTAGGTACCCTAATAATCTATTGTTATTCTTTTTAGAGAGATTAATTTTTGTTTTAGCGGGTAGACCAAGTGCAATTAACTTTTTAGCGGTTTTAATTATCTTAAATATAGTAGTATTGGATTTAACCATTATTATTAATTATTTAATTTTAAATATATTCAATCCAAAAAAGATACAAATACTTATTTTTGGCTTTTTGAGTATTACTTTTTTTGTGTTTACACCGTGGATAATTGTTTTTTATTCAGATACATTGGTTTTATTACCCAACAGTATTTTATGTTATTTATTACTGACTTATTTTAGGTATAGTAATACAAAGTGGTACTTATTACGCGGACTGGAGATTGGAATCACGCTCTGGTTTGCTTATCATTTGAAGCCTACCAGTGTTATTATTTTATTAGCTGGTGTAATAGTACTTATTTTATCTAAATCGATTCGTAAAACAAAAATAGTTATTTTACTTTTAAGTAGTTTAATCTTGGCTACCAGTTTTATTGTTTTACAGCAGGGATTTACACAATTCACTAATCAACAAAAAATTGTTCACTTAGATTGTAATGCACGTTTTACAGCAGCACATTTTATGATGATGGGATTACAAAAAACAGGTCGTTATTCAAGAACAGATGTTATTAACAGTATTAATCAACCAACGGTTAGTAAACGAACGGCTTATAATAAAAAAATTATTTTTCAACGTTTAAAGGCTTTTGGAGTGAAGGGCTATATTAAATTCCTGATTAAGAAGAATTACTATAATACTGGTGATGGTACGCTAGGTTGGGGAAAAGAAGGAAACTTTTTAATAGATTATTATCCAACACAGCATCGATTTATTAAATCCTTCTTTTATCCAAACGCGCAAAGACAGATATATTATCGAGTGTTTTGTCAGGTAATCTGGGTCTTTGTTTCATTTGGTATACTTTTAACTATATCAATTAGTGATCCGAGAATACTTATGTTACAGCTAGCTTTCGCTGGATTATTATTATTTTTACTATTATTTGAGGGCGGTCGTTCACGCTATTTGATTCAATTCTTACCGATTATACTAATGTTAGCAAGTATAGGCTATGCCAGATTAGCTGACTGGCTTAAACATAGGTTATGTAGTAGTTAGATTAAGGAGTAAACTGTATATGAGTTCAATAAAGCAAAATAAAAAGTTGACCGTTATCGTTCCTTGCTACAACGAAGAAGAGGTTCTGCCAGAGACGGTTAAAGAGCTAAGCAATATTTTAGATAGTTTAATTAAGTCCAAGCAAATTGATTCACAAAGTCGATTATTATTTGTCAATGATGGTAGTAAAGATGATACGTGGA
This is a stretch of genomic DNA from Loigolactobacillus coryniformis subsp. coryniformis KCTC 3167 = DSM 20001. It encodes these proteins:
- a CDS encoding IS1380 family transposase, with the protein product MATLPEKRVNFNPKLHISHTGGELSTDAGLVLFKELMAQLNFTTLAYQLVHFDDQRHYARYSNVSLLEQVVLQLIAGYPADLAATSLRNDPTFKLLLAQPQLASQPSLSRFWQRCDEQTITSLQTLNQALLDQAWTGAKQQQLILDIDSTHADTHGHQEKTAFNAHYGTTGYHPLVAFDGQTGHCLKAQLRPGNVYTSTDIAPFITPLLQHYHQVKPNADILVRGDSGFATPELYETCEANDTFYLIRLKANRRLNQLAERFVQISDEQNWTETEVHYYRASYQARSWPKPRQIYIKSTRPAGELLFQHEYLVSNLTSFVAEDAFQAYHQRGQMENYIKEAKAGFYLDKMTSSQFIPNYARMMLSVLAYNLVSLMRQLLPVQHQRLQVTTLRLWLFKVAGKLVTSGRQLYLKLSRHHVYQDLFYQLLARIQALQWG
- a CDS encoding GW dipeptide domain-containing protein — protein: MASEATAATSSNNSDNSSASITATSTAASATNDPTAPSSTISEAATDTQTSTASNWDSTTTNIDSDATPSMATGSASLANSVTSQTTAQANSATSTTVDDQSKLHNSDAEQYIAGERSNTSAAEYIPVVGSISSYINDQGQNEYDIPTGLSDDVLAQWIANVKEQATTDYNNTGVAQVITMKDASVDTWTIGDSSRPTVDAVDISSYQSGLTQANFNRLKSLGVKTVIVKLTENTNYTNPYARSQIQMARNAGLTVEVYHYAKFATAIAAANEARHLGNVMRSLGLGGNIRVFADMEDRSTYSSNIAANLNKFWSVLSSYGYTNHGVYTYVSYKYRDAVIRTVGASKTWMAQYPYSPSSNNLWNTGYGAWQFSSTAMLPGYSGYLDVSVDYDNLLTGKSYATITSTTSVNYKAKISTQDGTRNDGLYVYGPYDTSAATAKPNSTVSRYENWEVNVSLISKTSNGVSYAKVTSLDGKHTWWVDTRALSYVIISTQQVNKLAMMSTQNGTRNDGLYLYGPYDTSATTKTPNSTVSRYDNLKVTISMIVNASNGASYAKVTSLDGKHTWWVDTQALNDIILNTTSVKYVTTMSTQNGTRNDGLYLDGPYNTNAATKMPNSTVSRYENWGVTVSLIEKTSGGASYAKVTSLDGKHTWWVDTRALNNVILSTTTVNYTATLSTRNGTRNDGLYLYGPYNTSATTKVPNSTVSRYENWGVIVGKIEKTSSGFSYAEVTSLDGKHTWWVDVRALMSV